The genomic interval GGCGTTGTTGGAGCAATCACGCCTTTTAATTTTCCAATGAACCTTGTCGCACATAAAGTTGGTCCGGCTATTGCAGCTGGCAATACCATTGTCTTGAAGCCTGCGTCACAAACACCACTATCTGCTCTCTTTATTGCGGAAATTTTTGAAGAAGCGGGTCTTCCAGCAGGTGTATTGAATGTGGTAACAGGTCCTGGCGGTATAGTGGGAGATGCGATTGTGGAAGACGATCGTGTAAGCATGGTCACATTCACAGGAAGCCCAAGCGTCGGCATTGGTATCCGCAATAAAGCGGGCTTGAAAAAGACGACACTTGAACTAGGTTCAAATTCAGCATTAATTATCGACAAAGACATTGACATCGATCAAATGATTGACCGCTGTATCATGGGCGCTTTCTCCAATCAGGGACAGGTTTGTATTTCCTTGCAGCGTGTATATGCGCATGAGGATGTGTATGAACAATTTGTTGCGAAGTTCACTGAAGCAGCTAAAAAACTGAAAATTGGTGACCCGCTTGATCCGGATACGTATATTTCCTCATTAATTTCTAGAGGTGAAGCTGAACGTGTATTGGGCTGGATTGAGGAAACGAAATATAGCGAAGCAACGATCGTAACCGGGGGCAAACTTCAAGATGGTATTCTTGAGCCAACAATTATTACAGATGCTGATCATTCTTTAAAAGTATCTTGTCAGGAAGCATTTGCTCCGGTTGTTATTGTGAACAAAGTAAGTTCAGTTGAAGAAGCAATTGGACAAGTGAACGATTCCCGCTTTGGATTACAGGCAGGAATTTACACAAACAATGTGAAAAATGCTTTGTACGCTTCAAGGGAATTGCACGTTGGCGGCGTCATGATTAATGATGTGCCAACCTATCGCGTCGACCAAATGCCATATGGTGGTGTGAAAGAAAGTGGAACAGGACGTGAAGGAATAAAATATGCGTTGGAAGAAATGACTGAAATGAAATTGGTCGTTTGGAACCAAAGCTGAAAATGGGGAGATCATTGTGAAACAATTTAAAGTAGCGGTTATCGCAGGTGACGGTATCGGCCCTGAAGTCATTAATGAAGGGGTCAAAGTATTAAATAAAGTGGCTGAACTGGATTCAGGTTTCCAATTTGATTTCACATACTTTCCATGGGGAAGCGAGTTTTACGCGAAAAATGGAAAAATGATGGATGATAATGGAATTGAACAGTTGAAAGAATTCGATGCGATTTATTTAGGAGCAGTCGGGTTTCCTGGCGTCCCCGACCATATTTCCCTGTGGGATTTGTTGTTAAAAATCCGTAAAAACTTTGATCAGTATGTTAATATTCGGCCTGTGAAGCTGTTAAAGGGTGCACAATTGCCGCTTGTGGATGTGAAACGAGAAGATATTAATATGCTATTTATTCGTGAAAACAGCGAAGGGGAATATTCAGGTGCTGGAGAATGGCTTTTTAAAGGAAAAGAGCATGAAGTCGTCCTGCAAAATAGTGTATTTTCCAGAAAAGGTACAGAAAGAATTATCCGCTATGCATTTGAAACGGCGAAAAAAGAAGGAAGAACACTAACAAGCATTTCTAAAGCAAACGCTCTTAATTACTCAATGGTTTTCTGGGATCAAGTATTTGATGAAGTTAGCTTGGAATATCCCGAAGTTGAAACAGCCTCCTATCTTGTTGATGCTGCAGCGATGTTGATGATTAAAGATCCGAAACGATTTGAAGTAGTAGTCACATCAAACTTATTTGGTGATATCTTGACAGATTTAGGGGCGGCACTTGCTGGCGGCATTGGACTTGCTGCTGGAGCAAACATTAACCCAGAAAGGAATTATCCGTCAATGTTTGAGCCAATCCACGGATCTGCTCCTGATATTGCAGGTAAAGGGATTGCCAATCCGCTTGCAACGATTTGGTCTGCAAGCCAAATGCTTGATTTCTTTGGTTATGAAATGTATGGAAAAGTGGTTTTAGAGGCGATTGAGCAACTTCTTCTCGAGGGTGATGTGTTAACATCAGATATGAAAGGGACAGGCTCAACTTCTGAAGTAGGAGATCGAGTGACTGAAATCATAAAATATATAATGTCTTCGAATGATGTAAAAGTGAAGTAATGACTGACATGGTATCGTGTTTTGCAATTTATCATACACGATACCATTTGAATAATCGATAAAAAAGAAATGACCATTTGAATATTGACATTCAAATTAATTAAAGCGCTTCCAAAAAAGGGGGATTTCATCTTGAAAAAACTGATTGTTCTATTAAGCATCATTCCTGCAATAGGTTCATTAACAGTTATAAATCGCGTGGAACCATATATACTTGGGATACCTTTTGTTGTTTTTTGGTCAGCAGCATGGCTTGTTTTAACATCAATCTGCCTTTATATTAGCTGCGTTATATATGATAAACAAGAAAAGGAGGAGAATAAATGAATAGTTCCATCTTGATTATCATCGCAACGCTTGCATTAGCTTTTTATTTGGGTATTAAAGCACGAAAAGGACAGGAAATGAAGCTTGAGCAGTGGGCTGTCGGCGGCAGGAGCTTTGGTTCATTAATCATGTTTGTTCTCATGGCTGGGGAGATGTTTTCGACGTTTGTATTTCTCGGAGCAAGCGGTGCTGCCTATAGGTTTGGTGCGCCAGCCATATATATATTTTGCGCCCTTACTTATATCGTTCCTTTTTGGATTTTGCCCCCAATTTGGCGTTATGCAAAGAAGCATAACTTGCTGACACAATCTGATTTTTTTGCAAAAAAATATAATAGCAAGCCATTGGGATTGTTGGTCGCAATAATTGGCGTTATCTCAATGATTCCATATATCGTGATTCAATTAAAAGGCTTCCAGATTATTGTTTCTGAAGCATCATACGGAATGATTTCGCCAACAATTGCTGTTTGGATCGGAATGCTTGTCGTCACCATTTTCGTTTACGTTTCAGGCATACATGGATCTGCGTGGACATCGATGCTTAAAGATATCCTTATGCTTGTCGTTATTCTTATTATGGGAATTTACTTGCCGATCCATTATTTCGGCGGAATCCAGCCTATGTTTGAATCATTAGAAGCAACAAAACCTGGATTTTTATCGTTTGCAGATGAAGGACTTAGCATCACGTGGTATATTTCCCTTTGCGTCATTGTTGCATTAGGTCAGTATATGTGGCCACATTGTTTCGGCGCCAGTTTATCATCACAAGACGAATCAACTTTGCGAAAAAATGCAGCAATTTTACCTCTCTATCAAATCGTTTTAGTCTTTATCCTGATTATTGGTTTTACGGCTGCCCTGCAAATCCCAAACCTACAAGGGGCAGATACAGACCTTGCCTTGTTTAAACTTGCAAAAGGTGCCTTCCCGGCTTGGTTTGTTGGTGTTGTAGGTGCAGCAGGGATGCTTGCAGCTCTTATTCCTTGCTCGATGTTAATATTAACTTCAGCCATGATGTTATCAAAAAATATATTTAAAGCAGTGAAACCTGATACTCCAGATGAAAAGCTTGCAAAATTAACTCGTCTTTTTGTTCCAATTATTTCCTTGATTGCTGTTTATTTTACCTTCTTTGGCGGAAACACAATGCTTGCCTTATTGACGATGGCATACAGTTTTGTCCTGCAGTTATTTCCATCTCTATTTTTTAGCTTATTGAAGAAAAATCCTGTTAGTAAAGCTGGAGCTTCCTTTGGAATGATTGTCGGAGTGGCATTGGTTGCATACTTTACCCTTTCAGAGACGACGATGGCGACCTTATTCCCGTCTGCACCATCCATCATACAGGATCTTGATATTGGGATTGTAGCCATTTCTGTGAACATGACCACAATGCTTGTTGTCAGTGCTTTTACAAGAAAAGGGCAGGAAGTCATCATAGAGGAAAACGTGAATCAAATAAATATCTCCTGAGGGAAGTAGGTAAGGTTAAGATATGAAGAAACACCAGATTTTATTAGAAAAAAATGTACCATGCCAATTATCAGATGGAACGATTCTGTATGCAGATATTTATCGTCCAAATGATGATCACCAGTATCCAGTATTGCTTACACGATTACCGTATAATAAAAATCATCCATTTTATTCTCACCGCTACTTGGATACAAATCGTTTAGTTGAAAATGGATATGTCGTAATAATTCAGGATGTAAGGGGGCGTTTTGCTTCAGAGGGAGAGTTTTTCCCATTTAAATATGAAGGAAAAGATGGATATGATGCTGTGGAATGGGCTGCAAAACTGCCGTATTCTAATGGGAAAGTTGGAATGTATGGACTTTCCTATTACGGCTTTACTCAACTGCTCGCGGCAGCAGAAAATCCACCTCATTTAAAGGCAATTTTTCCAGCTCAGACATTTAATGATTTAAGAGAAGGAAGCTTTTATCAAAACGGAGCATATGGACTTGGTATGAATATAACGTGGGCTTTAGAATCTATTGCACCAGATGAGATTCAACAAAAATTTACCGATCCAGAAGTTTATCAACAGAAAATGCATCAGTTAGCAAAAATAATCGATAACATTGAAGAAGTATACCATTACTTCCCGCTAAGAGAATGGCCGGAATTAAAGGAAATTGGTGTTGCCGATTATTTTTATGAAATGATGGAGTATGGTTTGAACGATAAAATTTGGGATGACCTATCATTAGGATTAGAAAAGCTAAAAAAGATAACCGTACCTGCTTATCATTTAGGAGGATGGTATGATAATTTGCTAGGTCCTACCATTGCAAACTATGTTCATGCAAACGAATTCGTCAATCAACCACAGAAGTTAATGATCGGGCCTTGGGCGCATGGTGATTTCAGTTCAC from Metabacillus sediminilitoris carries:
- a CDS encoding aldehyde dehydrogenase family protein is translated as MSKLVNKSMSTKRFLIINGEKVETPKYASLYSPYSGEEIAQIAMADKDLTIQAITAAYNARELMAKMPAYQRANILEKVVALLKEKADEAAEIISRESAKPIMFAKAEVERTIETYKFSAEEAKRIHGETIPFDAAVGGVGRIGYTLREPIGVVGAITPFNFPMNLVAHKVGPAIAAGNTIVLKPASQTPLSALFIAEIFEEAGLPAGVLNVVTGPGGIVGDAIVEDDRVSMVTFTGSPSVGIGIRNKAGLKKTTLELGSNSALIIDKDIDIDQMIDRCIMGAFSNQGQVCISLQRVYAHEDVYEQFVAKFTEAAKKLKIGDPLDPDTYISSLISRGEAERVLGWIEETKYSEATIVTGGKLQDGILEPTIITDADHSLKVSCQEAFAPVVIVNKVSSVEEAIGQVNDSRFGLQAGIYTNNVKNALYASRELHVGGVMINDVPTYRVDQMPYGGVKESGTGREGIKYALEEMTEMKLVVWNQS
- a CDS encoding sodium:solute symporter family protein, whose amino-acid sequence is MNSSILIIIATLALAFYLGIKARKGQEMKLEQWAVGGRSFGSLIMFVLMAGEMFSTFVFLGASGAAYRFGAPAIYIFCALTYIVPFWILPPIWRYAKKHNLLTQSDFFAKKYNSKPLGLLVAIIGVISMIPYIVIQLKGFQIIVSEASYGMISPTIAVWIGMLVVTIFVYVSGIHGSAWTSMLKDILMLVVILIMGIYLPIHYFGGIQPMFESLEATKPGFLSFADEGLSITWYISLCVIVALGQYMWPHCFGASLSSQDESTLRKNAAILPLYQIVLVFILIIGFTAALQIPNLQGADTDLALFKLAKGAFPAWFVGVVGAAGMLAALIPCSMLILTSAMMLSKNIFKAVKPDTPDEKLAKLTRLFVPIISLIAVYFTFFGGNTMLALLTMAYSFVLQLFPSLFFSLLKKNPVSKAGASFGMIVGVALVAYFTLSETTMATLFPSAPSIIQDLDIGIVAISVNMTTMLVVSAFTRKGQEVIIEENVNQINIS
- a CDS encoding tartrate dehydrogenase → MKQFKVAVIAGDGIGPEVINEGVKVLNKVAELDSGFQFDFTYFPWGSEFYAKNGKMMDDNGIEQLKEFDAIYLGAVGFPGVPDHISLWDLLLKIRKNFDQYVNIRPVKLLKGAQLPLVDVKREDINMLFIRENSEGEYSGAGEWLFKGKEHEVVLQNSVFSRKGTERIIRYAFETAKKEGRTLTSISKANALNYSMVFWDQVFDEVSLEYPEVETASYLVDAAAMLMIKDPKRFEVVVTSNLFGDILTDLGAALAGGIGLAAGANINPERNYPSMFEPIHGSAPDIAGKGIANPLATIWSASQMLDFFGYEMYGKVVLEAIEQLLLEGDVLTSDMKGTGSTSEVGDRVTEIIKYIMSSNDVKVK
- a CDS encoding CocE/NonD family hydrolase; amino-acid sequence: MKKHQILLEKNVPCQLSDGTILYADIYRPNDDHQYPVLLTRLPYNKNHPFYSHRYLDTNRLVENGYVVIIQDVRGRFASEGEFFPFKYEGKDGYDAVEWAAKLPYSNGKVGMYGLSYYGFTQLLAAAENPPHLKAIFPAQTFNDLREGSFYQNGAYGLGMNITWALESIAPDEIQQKFTDPEVYQQKMHQLAKIIDNIEEVYHYFPLREWPELKEIGVADYFYEMMEYGLNDKIWDDLSLGLEKLKKITVPAYHLGGWYDNLLGPTIANYVHANEFVNQPQKLMIGPWAHGDFSSQIGQRKFGQYATQEWIDGKEDLTSLHLRWFDYWLKEKETNIMDEKSVKIFVMGKNTWREEDTWPLPHTEYVPYYFHSDGNANTRFGSGRLSIEMPGKEQADHFVFDPSTPVPSTGGGTLFDQLNSVGPQDQRIVEEREDVLVFTSEVLTEAMEVTGPIKVILYAKTDACSTDFTAKLVDVYPDGTAFNLTDGIVRSTFRSGLKKEDESIQDHIISYEIDLWATSNVFLPGHQIRVEISSSNFPRFDVNFNNRTTMIDGKNYMKANQTVYHTIKNPSHILLPVIPSNQN
- a CDS encoding DUF3311 domain-containing protein, producing the protein MKKLIVLLSIIPAIGSLTVINRVEPYILGIPFVVFWSAAWLVLTSICLYISCVIYDKQEKEENK